The nucleotide sequence CGCCAGAAGCACGCCCGGTTCATCAAGGAGTTGCTCGCGCACATTCCCGCGGAGTTGCGCAGGACCGATCCGTTGTTTCGTCTTGCTGAAGAGGCGGCCGACGGCAGCGCGATCAACGTGGTGCACCTCATCTACAAGAACAAGCCCTATGAGGGACACTATAAGGACTACGAATTCAGTATCGACACAATGCGGGAGCATTGGGATAGCGGTCTCGAAGATATTCGCGATTCGTTTTCCCATCGCGAGTGGTTCGACGTGCCAAGCCGCGAGCAGGGTTTCGTCACGCACGACGTGCATCGCTTACCGGGCTCCGTGCCGCAGTGCGATCGCGACGCGCTCATATCGCCCCTCGCGGAAGAACGAAAAGTCGCCGATGGCAGGCAGGAGAGCGAGACGCGCGAACCGGCCGGAGAAAGCATATCGTGAGTGAAGAGCCCTATCGCCGCGCTGTGGACTGCCTGCGTGAGGGACCTTTGCGGACGCCGTGGGGCTATATTTTTCGCAGCATCGCCATGATCGTGCTGGCGGTTTCTCCGGCGATCATCTGCGCCTGCATTGCGCAGGCTTCAGGACGGTGGGACCTGTTCGAGCGGTCTGGATCGGTCATCACGATTACGGGCCTTTTGCTGGCGTCGCGCCGCTATCTCGAGCACACCGTGACGGATCTGGTGGTCGCTCACGCAAACGGTGACGCCAGTTTCAAGCCCCATCACGCGTTGAGCGAGGTCCTCGCAGCCAGGCGCGGGCTGACGCTTTCCGCGTTTGGCACGCTCATTTGGGGGTGGGGTACATTTCTGCGGTGGTGGAGCTTCGGCGTGCTGGCGTTGTGGATGGCATTCGTGGTGTACCGGGCATTTCGCGACCCGGTTTTGCAGCGCACCCGCGAAGACGTCGACCTGTTGCCATGAAAAATATGGACGATGCGATAGGAAATCTGGCCAATTGATGATGGATCGCGCGGACGGCATGAGGAAGAATGGTTGCACGCGGACAGCGCCGCGTGCTCGCGCCTCACTCGCGTCGAGCGTTCCGTTTTCGATGCTCACAAGTGCCATGTCAACTATGCCGCAGATCCAATACGCCAATAGCAAGGACGAGTTCGTCGCCCGCCTCATCCCCTTTCTCCAGGAGGTCAAGGATATGACCACGGGCATGGAGACCGAGCAATGGCTGAATGCGAAATACGGTGTTGAAAGCGCGTTGTACCAGGACCTGGCGCGACGGATTACGCTGGGCGTGAAGGAAGGCTGGGCGGCCGACATCGAGATCGCCGGTCCGCGTTATCGTCGTTCACTTGTTGTCGCGCCCAGCGCTGAAACATTCTTCTTCAGCGCCACAGCGGTGCTGCTTGACAGCACGGATAACGCCCAGCACAACCCGGAAGGCAGCTTTCGCGCCGACTTCCATTTTCACCCGTACGGCGAGATCAATCTCGTCGTGCCGCTGAATGCAGGCGCTGCGCTCGCGGGGCCAAACGGCTGGTGTCATGGTGGTTGGACGGCGCCCGCGCCGGGCAGCCGCCACTTTCCGGAGGTCAAGGCAGGCGCCGTTATCTCGCTCACGTTCTTGCCCGCGGGGCGCATTGCGTTCGGCAAGTCGCCAGCGTGAGGGCTGAACTCACTGACGCTTGCCCAACTTTTCCAGTAACGCTTTGGCAGCCGGCCCCGACGACGCGGGGTTCTGCCCGGTAAGCAGCAGCCCGTCTTCGAGCACATACGGTTGCCAGTCGGGGCCCTTCGAAAAGTTTGCGCCCTTGGCCTTGAGTTCGTCTTCAACGAGGAACGGCACCACTTTGGTCAGGCCGACCGCTTCCTCTTCGCTATTCGTAAAGCCCGTGACCGACTTGCCATTGACGAGCGGCTTGCCATCGGGACCTTTGACGTGCCGCAGAACCCCCGGCGCATGGCATACGAGATCAACGGGTTTCCCGGCTGCGATCGTACGCTCGATCAGGCCGATGGAATCGCGGTCTTCAGCGAGATCCCACATCGGACCGTGGCCGCCCGGGTAGAAGACGGCATCGTATTCGCCATTGGCGACATCCTTGAGCTTCGCTGTGTTGCCTAGATCCGCCAACGCAGCGGCGTCGGCTTCGAAGCGACGCGTCAGGTCAGTCTGAAAGTCCGGCTCGTTGCTCTTGGGGTCGAGCGGCGGTTTCCCGCCCTTGGGCGACGCGAGCACGATCTGCACGCCGGCGTCCTTGAACACGTAGTAGGGCGCGGCGAGTTCCTCGAGCCAGAAGCCGGTCTTGCGTCCGGTATTGCCCAGTTCGTCGTGCGAAGTCAAAACCATCAGAATCTTCATGACGCTCTCCTTGAATACGTTTGCACTGCTTCAGAATGCAGAGAATTTCCGCCTGCGCCCCTGGCGTGCCGAATCGCACTACCGAACGGCTTGCCTCAGGCCAAAGCAGAAAGATGAATCATGGCGTTCACGTTCACGGGAAGGACAGGCGTGCGGGTGTAAGGCCGGTAGATGATATCGCCGCGGCGGATTGCCTTGCCGCTCACTGCGCACACCCCCGCTCGGCGTGCCTTTGCGCAGACCCAGATTTGATAGCCGTAGTGGCACGAGGCGGAGCACCAGCGCAACGCGATGGTTCTGGGGGAAAGGTGTTCGAGGAGCGTGATGACGGCTGCGCAGGGCGCGTCGCCCGCCGCATCGCGCGCTTCGCGGCTTCTACGGCACCTTCCGTCGTGACGGGGTGGCTCGGCAATGCGTGGCCCGGGCGCGAGATCAGCGCGACTGACGGTCTGCGCGCAGGGTTCCTTCGCGCAAAGCCTGTCGAGTAGCAGGAGCGTCTGCTCCCATGGGTCCGGGCGCAAAGCGAGCTTGCCGCCCGTCATTTCACGCGCGCCAGCGCCGCTCCCGCTCGAGCGTGTTCGAAGTCCGTCGTCCGTGTTCATGCGAGGCCTCAGATGAAAATTGACAGCGCCACGATGTGTCCGGTGCATTTGTGCGCGAAGCCCGCTCTCGAGCAGGCCGCGCGCATTACTTGATGAGACCCTTCTGTCTGCGATAGACGTCGGTAGGCAGGCCGCCCCATCCCCAGTTTTCCGTTGGCACCTCTTCAATGACGACGAAGGTCGCCTCCAGCGGTTTGTTCAACACGTCGAGCAATAGTTGGCTCACGCCCTTGATGAGCTGGGCCTTTTCGTCCGACGTGACGGAATCTGTGCCGGGCTTGGTGCCCTCGCGTGTAACCTGAATTGTGACGATCGGCATTTCGCTTTCCTCAATGATGATCGTTGGAAGGAGCGCCGGTGTCCGGCGCTCCTCTTTGGCTCGGTGGTGCGCAGTGCGGCTTAGTGACCCGCGATCTGGCCGCCGTCTACGTGAAGGATTTCACCCGTCACAAAGGGGGCCGAGTCGAGATAGAGGATGGCGTTCACAATGTCGCTCATCTCGCCCATATGGCCCATCGGGTGCAGCGCGCCAAGCGCCGCGTGAGTTTCGGGCGCGTGCATCGGCGACTTGATGATGCCGGGCGACACCGCGTTCGCGCGAATGCCGCGCTTTGCATACTCGATAGCCAGCGAGCGCGTTGCGGCGGCGAGACCGCCCTTGGTCAGCGACGCCAGCACCGACGGTACACCGTCGATCGCGTGATCGACGAGCGTCGTCGTGACGCTGAGGACGTGGCCGCTCTCGTGCTTTTCCATCTCCGCAATCGCGAGCTGCGTGATATGGAAGAAGCCGCCGAGGTTGATGCCCGTGATCGCGGCGTAGTCTTCTGCGGTGTATTGCGTGAACGGCTTCGCCAGGAAAATGCCCGCGTTGTTGATGAGCGTATCGACGCGGCCAAAACGCGACACGGCCGTTTCGATGACACGGCGCGCCGTGGCCGGGTCGGCGATGTCGCCGGCCACGGCGACGAGATTGCTATCGTCAGTCTGTTTGATGTTGCGCGATGTTGCGACCACGTTGTAGCCGAGTGCGCGGAATGCCTTGGCCGTTTCGGCGCCGATGCCTTGTGATGCACCAGTGACCACGACGACTTTGGGGGCTTGACTCATATGAACCTCGAAGTAAGTTGGACTCTATTTCCGATCGGGCTGACCGCTCCGATGACGATCAATTTACGCACGCGCGCTCCCGTTTTGAATACAGGACGCGGACAAACAGTTGTGAGTCACAGGAACAAATGGGAACGATGTGGGCATAGAGACGCCCGGCGGAAATGTTCGCGGGAATGACCCTCAAATAACTTCGGATAACTGATTAAAAAACCGGCCTTAGCGCGCGAGTGCTCACGCGCAGGTCAAGCTGGATAGGCGAAAGAGGCGGCCGTGGCGCGTACGCCTGGCCGCTGGCGAGTCGATGCGGGGTTCAGGAAGCCTGCGTGCGCGGATCGTGGTCGAATTCAAGCCTGATCCCGCCCGGTTCGTACACCATGGTGTGGCGTTTCGGCCCCGGCCCGAGGTCCTCCGGCGCAAATTCAATTTTCACGCCGGGCCACTCGGACACGCGAGAAAAGACATCGTTGAGCGCTTCTTCGCTGGCTACGCGCAATGCAAGATGATGCAGGCCGACGTGGGTCTTGCGGTCGAATTCGACCAGGCGGGTCGGGTCGGTCACTTGCCAGAGGGTCAACATGACGTGCCCGTCCGAAACGAACGCAGCCGGATAGCTGGGCCTTTCGCCAACCTGTTTCCAACCCAGACAATTCACGAAAAAGTCACGGGTGAGGTTCAGATCGCGTACAGTCAGCCCGACATGATCAATGCCCAGCGTAAGCGGTTTGTCAGTCATGCTTCAATTCTCCTGAGAAATGAGTGCTGCCATCCGTACGGGTCAAATCTCTGCAGAAACAATATAGCTGCGAAGAACGGCGTCGATAATCGCTTGCCCGTCACATCACTTTTTACATGGTGTATCGCGTCCCGCCGAGCGGGCGGTTGAGCGCCGGTGCGAGACGCGGATTGGTCACGAGCGGCCTCGGAAACTTGCTTGCACACATCTGCAATGTCAGATATAGTCCGCATCAGATATCGAGGAGGGCAATCGATGAACGATCCCGTCAATGAAGACTTCGAGCGCACGCAGAAACTGGTGTTCGTGCTGGGTCAGGCGCATCACCTGATGGCCACTGAACTCAGGGCAGGGCTCAAGGACGCCGGGCTGAACCTGCAGGAGCGCGGCATTCTGCTGACGCTCGCATGCGGCAGTGCAAAAACGCCGGCGGCACTGGCGAAGCGCCTTGGCGTCCACCCGGCCCGGATGACGCGCGTGCTGGACAAACTCGAAACCAGCGGGCTCGTCGAGCGCTCGCGCAATGGCGCGGACCGGCGCCTCGTGGACATTTCGTTGACGCGAGAGGGCCACTCGGTGGCGGCCCGAAACGCAGACGTTGCTCCGGGCGCCTGGAGCGAGCGGCTTTCGCACTTCTCGCAGTCCGACTTCGACGCCTTGAGCACGCTGCTCTCCAGATTGCTTCATGGTTAAGGCGGCATTTTTTTGCCCAATTATCAGACATGTCAGATAACTGCCCGTGCTTGACGGGACATTCGCATCCAGACGAGAGAACCTAACATGAATCCATCGACCAACCCAGGCGTGCCCGCCCAGCTGACGGGGATGAAGTTCGCACTCGGCACCTTCGCCGTGGCGCTCGCCACCTTCATGAATGTGCTGGATTCGTCGATCGCAAACGTCGCGATTCCCACGCTCTCCGGCAACCTCGGCGTGTCGATCGACGAAGGCACGTGGGTCATCACGCTCTTTGCAGCGGCCAATGCAGTGTCCATTCCGTTGACCGGGTGGCTTACGCAGCGCGTCGGCCAGGTCAAGCTGTTCGTCTGGGCGATCCTGCTGTTCGTGCTCTCGTCGGCGGCCTGCGGCCTGGCGCCCAACCTGCTGACGCTGCTAGTGGCCCGTATCGTTCAGGGCGCGGTGGCGGGGCCGCTCGTGCCGCTGTCGCAGGCCTTGCTGCTCGCTTCGTTTCCCAAGGAGAAAAGCTCGAACGCGCTGGCGCTGTGGGCGATGACAGCAACCGTGGGACCGATCGCGGGCCCGGCGCTCGGCGGCTGGATCACCGACAGCTACAGCTGGTCCTGGATCTTCTACATCAATGTGCCCGTGGGCCTCTTCGCCGCCGGCGTGATCTGGGCGATCTACCGCGACCGCGAGACGCCGGCGCGCAAACTGCCGATCGACAAGGTCGGGCTGATCTCGCTCATTGCCTGGGTCGCGCCGTTGCAGATCATGCTCGACAAGGGCAAGGATCTCGACTGGTTCAGCTCGCCGGTGATCTGGGCGCTCACCATCGTCGCCGCGGTCAGCTTCGTCTTCTTCCTGATCTGGGAATTGACTGAGGAAAAGCCGATCGTCAACTTGCGGCTGTTCACCAAACGCAACTTCCTCGGCGGCACGGTTGCGATCTCGGTCGCGTATGCGATCTTCTTTGCAAACCTCGTGATCCTGCCGCAGTGGATCCAGGGCTTTCTCGGCTACCGCGCGGTGGATGCGGGGCTCGTCACCGCGCCATTGGGAATTTTCGCCGTGATCCTGGCCCCCGTGATGGGCAAGGTCATGCCGCGCTCCGACCTGCGGGTGCTCGCCACCCTGGCGTTCGTTGGCTTCGCTGCCGTGTTCTTCATGCGCTCGAACTATACGACCGGCGTCGATGCCTGGACGCTGGTTTTGCCGACGCTGCTGCAAGGCATTCCAACGGCGCTGTTCTTTACGCCGCTCACCGGCATCATCCTCTCGGGTCTGCGGCCCGACGAGATTCCGGCAGCCGCGGGTCTGTCCAACTTCGCGCGCATCTTCGCCGGCGCCGTGGGCACGTCGCTCATGAGCAACGCCTGGAACGACCGCACGATCCTCCATCACGCGCGGCTCGCCGAGCAAACGAGCGTGGAAAATCCCGCTTTCACCGGCGCGATTGCGCACCTGCAGGCGGCGCTGGGTGGCGGCGTTCCGAAGGCCACGGCCTTCTACGAAAGTGCGCTCAACGCGCAGGCCACCATGCTGGGCTTGAACGACATCTTCTGGATATCGGCGGTGATCTTTATCGTCATCATCCCGCTGATCTGGGTGACGAGGCCGGTCAAGGGCGGTGGTGCGGGCGCGGCAGGCGCTGGCGGACACTGAATACTGCAGTTGAACCCGGTCCAGAGGGCAAATCCGTCTCGCGTGTTTTTTCTTGACAATATCTGATAATGCAGATATTGTGATGTTCAACA is from Paraburkholderia flagellata and encodes:
- a CDS encoding tautomerase family protein; this translates as MPIVTIQVTREGTKPGTDSVTSDEKAQLIKGVSQLLLDVLNKPLEATFVVIEEVPTENWGWGGLPTDVYRRQKGLIK
- a CDS encoding SDR family NAD(P)-dependent oxidoreductase is translated as MSQAPKVVVVTGASQGIGAETAKAFRALGYNVVATSRNIKQTDDSNLVAVAGDIADPATARRVIETAVSRFGRVDTLINNAGIFLAKPFTQYTAEDYAAITGINLGGFFHITQLAIAEMEKHESGHVLSVTTTLVDHAIDGVPSVLASLTKGGLAAATRSLAIEYAKRGIRANAVSPGIIKSPMHAPETHAALGALHPMGHMGEMSDIVNAILYLDSAPFVTGEILHVDGGQIAGH
- a CDS encoding 4-hydroxylaminobenzoate lyase codes for the protein MPQIQYANSKDEFVARLIPFLQEVKDMTTGMETEQWLNAKYGVESALYQDLARRITLGVKEGWAADIEIAGPRYRRSLVVAPSAETFFFSATAVLLDSTDNAQHNPEGSFRADFHFHPYGEINLVVPLNAGAALAGPNGWCHGGWTAPAPGSRHFPEVKAGAVISLTFLPAGRIAFGKSPA
- a CDS encoding DHA2 family efflux MFS transporter permease subunit; the protein is MNPSTNPGVPAQLTGMKFALGTFAVALATFMNVLDSSIANVAIPTLSGNLGVSIDEGTWVITLFAAANAVSIPLTGWLTQRVGQVKLFVWAILLFVLSSAACGLAPNLLTLLVARIVQGAVAGPLVPLSQALLLASFPKEKSSNALALWAMTATVGPIAGPALGGWITDSYSWSWIFYINVPVGLFAAGVIWAIYRDRETPARKLPIDKVGLISLIAWVAPLQIMLDKGKDLDWFSSPVIWALTIVAAVSFVFFLIWELTEEKPIVNLRLFTKRNFLGGTVAISVAYAIFFANLVILPQWIQGFLGYRAVDAGLVTAPLGIFAVILAPVMGKVMPRSDLRVLATLAFVGFAAVFFMRSNYTTGVDAWTLVLPTLLQGIPTALFFTPLTGIILSGLRPDEIPAAAGLSNFARIFAGAVGTSLMSNAWNDRTILHHARLAEQTSVENPAFTGAIAHLQAALGGGVPKATAFYESALNAQATMLGLNDIFWISAVIFIVIIPLIWVTRPVKGGGAGAAGAGGH
- a CDS encoding VOC family protein — translated: MTDKPLTLGIDHVGLTVRDLNLTRDFFVNCLGWKQVGERPSYPAAFVSDGHVMLTLWQVTDPTRLVEFDRKTHVGLHHLALRVASEEALNDVFSRVSEWPGVKIEFAPEDLGPGPKRHTMVYEPGGIRLEFDHDPRTQAS
- a CDS encoding type 1 glutamine amidotransferase domain-containing protein, with the protein product MKILMVLTSHDELGNTGRKTGFWLEELAAPYYVFKDAGVQIVLASPKGGKPPLDPKSNEPDFQTDLTRRFEADAAALADLGNTAKLKDVANGEYDAVFYPGGHGPMWDLAEDRDSIGLIERTIAAGKPVDLVCHAPGVLRHVKGPDGKPLVNGKSVTGFTNSEEEAVGLTKVVPFLVEDELKAKGANFSKGPDWQPYVLEDGLLLTGQNPASSGPAAKALLEKLGKRQ
- a CDS encoding MarR family winged helix-turn-helix transcriptional regulator; protein product: MNDPVNEDFERTQKLVFVLGQAHHLMATELRAGLKDAGLNLQERGILLTLACGSAKTPAALAKRLGVHPARMTRVLDKLETSGLVERSRNGADRRLVDISLTREGHSVAARNADVAPGAWSERLSHFSQSDFDALSTLLSRLLHG
- a CDS encoding DUF3331 domain-containing protein, with protein sequence MNTDDGLRTRSSGSGAGAREMTGGKLALRPDPWEQTLLLLDRLCAKEPCAQTVSRADLAPGPRIAEPPRHDGRCRRSREARDAAGDAPCAAVITLLEHLSPRTIALRWCSASCHYGYQIWVCAKARRAGVCAVSGKAIRRGDIIYRPYTRTPVLPVNVNAMIHLSALA